The stretch of DNA CCGGTGGCGCACCGGACGGGGGGAGCACTGCCATGGAGTACACCGAGCTCGACGACTACCCGATCCCAGCGGGGATCGTGACGACCTGGACGCCGACGACGGCGTCCGACGCGTGGGAGGACGACCCGCGCGGACTGTCCTACGACCATGCCGCCCACCTGGAACGAGATCCCGACGGCTCGTGGATCGGCTCGGCCATGCGGGTGCCGCTGCCGTTCGACGCCGACGCCCTGCGCCGTGCACTGCGGGCCTGGATCGCGCGCCACGAGGTGCTGCGCACGACCGTCCGGAGGACCGCCGACTCCGCGTCGACCTGCGCGTGGCAGCGGCAGACGGTCCACCACTCACGGGTCGACGTGCGACCGGAGGTGCTCGGGCACCGCTCCAGCGACGCGGCGCGGGTCGAGGTGGCGCAGTTCCTGGCGAGGCTGTCGCCCGTCACCTGGCCGCACTGCGTGTTCGCGACCGTCCGTGGCACGCACGCCGAGGGCTTCGTCCTGGTCTTCGCCGCCGACCACAGCGTGATGGACGCCTACTCGCAGGTGCTCTGGTTCGCCGAGATGGAGGACCTGTACCGCCAGGCCCTCGCCGGGGTCGACGACGACGCGCTCGCCGTGCTCGACGTGGGCAGCCACGTCGACTTCTCGGCCGTCGACCGCCGGGCGGGGGAGGAGCTGTCGGCGGACCACCCCGCCGTGCTGCGCTGGCGCGCGTTCACGTCGCTCGACGAGAACGGCGCACCGCGCGACGTGCCGGCGTTCCCGCACCACCCCGACGTCGCCGCGGCCGGCGTCGACGACCGTCCCCGACGCCAGCGCAGCCTCTCGACGTGGGTGCTGGGCGGGCCGGAGACCGACGAGCTCGGCCGACGGCTGCGCGAGCAGGGCGTCGGGCTGCAGGCGGCCGGCCTCGCGGCCCTGGGGATCGCGTCACGGCGACGCTCCGGCGTCGAGCGGCTGCGGTTCGTGATGCCGATGCACACCCGCCACGACCCGCGTCACCGCGAGTCGGTCGGGTGGTACGTGGGCCTGTGCCCCGTCGACCTCGACCTGTCGGGGACGCACACGTTCGGCGAGGCGGTCGCCCGGGCCGACGTCGCGACGCGCGAGGTCAAGGACCTCGCGAGGCACCCGTTCCCGCGGGTCGCTGAGCTGTTGGGCGTCGGCGACACGCCGCACTTCGTCGTGTCCTACGTCGACGTCCGGCACGTGCCGGGTGCCGAGCGCTGGCCGGCGCAGCAGGCCCGCGCGCTGAGGTCCCCGGTGTTCGCCCCGGACGAGCTGTACCTCTGGCTCATCCGCCACCAGGGCGGACTGAACCTCTCGGCCCGCTACCCGGGCGCCTGGGCCGTCGACGCGGCCGTGCGAGGTCTCGCGGCCCACCTGCGCGCAGTCTTCGCCGACATGGTGGAGCACGAGCGGCAGAGCGGTCTCGTGACGGCGGCGGACCGATGATCCTCGCGGAGATGGCGCAGTGGCGCACGGCGCCCGGCACGGTGCTGACCCTCGGTCCGACGCCGGAGAGCCTCGCGGCCGCCGCCGAGGCACCCGTCGACGCCGCCCCGCCGTCGTTCCTGCAGGCCGACCACCTGAGGGCCTACGCGGCCCGGCAGCGCGCGGGCGGCGTGCACCGCGCCTGGACCGGGGTCGCGACCGACCTCGACGGCCCGCTCGACCGCGACGCCCTCGCCCGCGCGCTGACGCGGCTGGTGACGACGCACGAGGGGCTGCGGTCATGGTTCGACCTGACCGGCGAGGTCCCCGTCCGTCACGTCGTGCCGCTGGCCGACGTCGAGCACGCGGTCGTCGACGTGCAGGAGCTGGACGTCGGGGACGGTTCGTGGGCCGAGGCCCTGCAGGCGCACCTGGTCCGGACCTTCGACGCCGCCTGTCGGCCCGACGCCTGGCCGGGGTTCGTGCTCGGCGCGGTCGAGCGCGTCGACGGGTTCGGCCTCTTCTGGGGCTGCGACCACGCCTTCACCGACGGCGCGTCTCAGCTCATGGTCGCCTCCGAGCTCGCCGACCTCTACGCGGCGGAGGTGGCCGAGCCCGGCGGTCCCGCTCTGGTCGAGGGGGCGCTGCCGACCCCGGAGGAGTCGGGACCGTTCGGCGTCTTCGCGGCCGAGGAGCGCGCCCGCGCCGCCACCTACGACGCGTCCTCGCCCGAGGTCCGCGCCTGGGCCGACCTCGTCGGGTCCCAAGGGGGACGTCTGCCGTCCTTCCCGCTCGACCTCGGTCTCGAGCGCGGTGCGACGGCGCCCGTGCACATCGCCTCCTACGACCTGCTCGACGCGCAGGCCGCCTCGCGTCTGGACGCCCGGTGCCGCGCGCTCGGCGTGCGGACGGTCTCCGCGGTCTTCGCGGCGCTCGCAGCGACCGACCACCTGCTGGCGGACCGGGCGACCTACGCCGGCGTGACGGTGCTGGGCGCCCGCGACACCGGTCCGTACCTGCGGTCGCACGGCTGGTTCTGCACCTTCGCGCCCGTGCTGTTCGAGGTCGCGCCGCACGCCGACGACCTCGACGCCCTGCTGGTCGCCGCGCACGCCGGGTTCGAGACCGGCCGTCGCACGTCGCGCATGCCGGCGCACGTCGCCCTGGCCGAGATGCTGCGGACAGGTGTCCTCGGACCCGATGGCGTGGGGTCGCCGCAGCTGGTCTCCTACCTCGACGTCCGTCGGTTCCCCGGGGCGGGCCGGCCCGCGCACGAGCGCGGGGTGCACTTCACGGGCGAGGGCCGCACGGCCAACGCCTCGATGTGGGTCAACCGCGACGCGGAGCGTCTCTACGTCGGGCTGCAGCACCCCGACACGCCCGAGGCGCACGACGCGATCGCGCGGTACTCCGCCGTGCTGGCCCGTGTGGTCGCGGCGCTGGCCGACGGGTCGACGTCGCTGCCCGAGGTGGAGACCAGCCGTGCTGGTCACGTCGGCTGACCTCTGGACGCCCGCGCCGGGCACCGTCGTCTCGTGGGCCGTCGAGCCCGGCGGGACCCCGGGGCGCCGCGTCGACCTCTCCCTCAACCAGCGCAACCACCTCGCCGCGGCGGTCGCGGGAGAGCCCTCGGTGTGGATGGCCGCGGGGTTCGACGTCGAGGGTCCCGTCGACGTGGCGGCGCTCGAGGGAGCCTACCGAGCCGTCGTCGCCCGGCACAGTGCCCTGCAGGTCGGCGCAACAGTGGTGGCCGGTGCCGTGCACGGCAGGCACCACGACGCAGCCGACCTGCGCTGGACCCGCCGTGCCGACGTGCCCACGTCGACCGTCGCCGAGACCCGCGACCACGTGCGTCGAGAGCTGGACGCCGCGTGCTGGCCGTTGTCGTACCCGGCCTTCTGGCCCGCCGCGATCTCGCGCCCGGACCGCTCGACGGTCGTGCTCGGGCTCGACCACCTCCACGTCGACGCCTACTCCTTGGCCGTGCTGGTCGACGACCTCCACACCGTGTACGTCGGCCTCGCGGAGGAGGGACGCGTGCCGGACCTGCCCGAGACGGCGTGCTTCGTCGCCGGACTGGCCGCCCCGCCGCTGCGCGTGCCCGCCGACGACGCCCGACTGCGGTCCTGGCACGACTTCCTCGCGCGCCAGGACCACCGCCTGCCGACCTTCCCCCTGTCGTTGGGCGTCGAGCCCGGCGAGCGGGCCGCGCAGCGCACCGAGGTGTCGGTGCTGGCCGACGCCGGCGTCGCGGACCGGCTCGGCGGGCACGCCCGGCTGCACGGCGGGTCCACGGCGACGGCTGCGCTCGCCGCGCTCGCCTGCGCGGTGGCCGACGTGGGCGGGCCGGTCGTGCTGCCGCTCCTCATGCCGGTCCACCTCCGGTCGACGCCCGCCGAGCGACGGACGGTCGGGTGGCTCACCACCACGGTCCCCGTCGAGCTGGCGTCGCACCCCGACCCGTGCGCGACGCTCGCGCACGCGGCCCGAGCCGTCGCCGCCGCTCGCGCGATGGCGGCCGTGCCCCTCGACCAGGTGCTGGGCAGCGTGTCGCGTCCGCTGGTGCGCGAGCGGACCGACGTCTTCATGGCCTCCTACCTCGACTACCGGCGCCTGCCCGGGCACCGGGAGCTGCTAGGGCGCCGGGCCCACCACGTGTCGGCACCGACCCTGGCCGACGACCTGCAGGTGTGGGTCTCGCGCACCCCCGAGGGTCTCGGTGTCCGCGTCCGCACGCCCGCCACGCTGACGGCGGCCCGGGTGGTCGCGAGCCTGCTCGAGCGCTGGCGGGAGCGGATCGCGTCGATGACGTCGGGGCCGTGCAGCTCTCCGCTCGCCCTCACCGGAGCGGGTCGACCGGCTCACCCCGTCGGGTCACCATGAAGTGCAGGTGGCAGCCGGTCGACAGGCCGGTCGAGCCGACCGCGCCAAGCACGGTGCGCGGCGTCACCCGTGCGCCGGGTGCGACCGACGTGGCGGAGAGGTGCGCGTAGCCCGTCTCGACACCCTGGCCGTGCTCGACCACGACCCGCAGGCCGTAGGGTCCGTCGTCGCCCACGCTGCGCACCGTGCCGGCGCGCGCGGCCCGCACCGGCGTGCCGCACGCGGCGCCGAGGTCGACGCCGTCGTGCAGCGTGCGCACCCCGGTGACCGGGTGCACCCGCATCCCGTACGCCGACGTGACCGGCCCTCCCACCGGTCGCGACCACGCACCCGTCCCTCCTGCCGCGCCGGACGTGCCCGCGGGCGGGCGGGGGAGCGGGCCGTCCGGGTCGACGAGCACGAACCGCGACGCACCCGTCAGGCGCCCCCGGGGGTCGAGGTAGCGCTCGCCGGCGAGTCGGCCGAGGTGCAGGCACGGTCCGGCACAGTGCGACCCCGCGACGTCGAGCCGGCCGAGGACGTCGCCCGCCTCCACCGCGTCGCCGGCGCGGACGACCCGGCGGACCACGGGCTGGTAGGTGGACCGCTCCGCCCCGTGCTCGACCGTCACCACGCCCACGCCGGCGACGGTGCCCGAGAACAACACCCGCCCGACCGCTACCGAGCGGACCGGCTCACCGGCGCGACCGGGCAGGTCGACGCCACGGTGACCCGCACGGTAGGGCCCGTCGGGCAGGTCGAAGTCCGCCGTCACCTGGCGCGAGCCCAGAGGCCACCGCCACGGCGGGCCGTCGGCGGGCCTCTCGTCAGCGACGGCCGGGCCGGGCAGGAGGAGCGTCAGCAGCGTGAGGAGGGGGACCAGCAGGAGCAGGGCGCTCGAGGACGGACGACGCATGACCCGAGCCAACCGTCGCCGACGCCGCCGCTCCAGGGGCCGACGCAGAGGTGTGGACGCCGTCGACGTGCGGCACGCGGTCGCCGCCGACCTGTGGATTTCTCGATCTCCGGCCCCGTGTCCTAGACTGGCCCCATCACGTCCTCGGACGTGAAATTCGCACGCCCGCCTCCGTCGTGACACCGCCAGCCGGTCGAACCTCGGGCGCGACCCTGGTCCTGCTCGCAGGTCGGCTCGCGCGGCGCGGGAGTCAGGGCACCACCGACCGGTGGTGCGTCAACCAGGAACCGGACCACCCGCCCTCGGGCCGGTGCGTCCACAGGAAGGATCGACCATGGCGGTCGTCACCATGCGAGAGCTGCTCGAGAGCGGCGTCCACTTCGGGCACCAGACCCGTCGCTGGAACCCGAAGATGAAGCGCTTCATCTTCACCGAGCGCAACGGCATCTACATCATCGACCTGCAGCAGTCGCTGGCCTACATCGACGCCGGCTACGAGTTCGTCAAGAACACCGTCGCCCGCGGCGGCACGATCCTCTTCGTCGGCACGAAGCGCCAGGCGCAGGAGCCGATCGAGGAGCAGGCCAAGCGCGTCGGCATGCCCTACGTGAACCAGCGCTGGCTGGGCGGCATGCTCACCAACTTCCAGACGATGCACCAGCGCCTCCAGCGCATGAAGGAGCTCGAGGAGATCGACTTCGACGACGTGGCCGGCTCCGGCCGCACGAAGAAGGAGCTCCTCCAGATGCGTCGCGAGTACGACAAGCTCAACCGCACCCTCGGTGGTGTGCGCGACATGGGCCGCACGCCGTCCGCGGTGTGGATCGTCGACACCAAGAAGGAGCACCT from Aeromicrobium erythreum encodes:
- a CDS encoding condensation domain-containing protein, which codes for MEYTELDDYPIPAGIVTTWTPTTASDAWEDDPRGLSYDHAAHLERDPDGSWIGSAMRVPLPFDADALRRALRAWIARHEVLRTTVRRTADSASTCAWQRQTVHHSRVDVRPEVLGHRSSDAARVEVAQFLARLSPVTWPHCVFATVRGTHAEGFVLVFAADHSVMDAYSQVLWFAEMEDLYRQALAGVDDDALAVLDVGSHVDFSAVDRRAGEELSADHPAVLRWRAFTSLDENGAPRDVPAFPHHPDVAAAGVDDRPRRQRSLSTWVLGGPETDELGRRLREQGVGLQAAGLAALGIASRRRSGVERLRFVMPMHTRHDPRHRESVGWYVGLCPVDLDLSGTHTFGEAVARADVATREVKDLARHPFPRVAELLGVGDTPHFVVSYVDVRHVPGAERWPAQQARALRSPVFAPDELYLWLIRHQGGLNLSARYPGAWAVDAAVRGLAAHLRAVFADMVEHERQSGLVTAADR
- a CDS encoding condensation domain-containing protein → MLVTSADLWTPAPGTVVSWAVEPGGTPGRRVDLSLNQRNHLAAAVAGEPSVWMAAGFDVEGPVDVAALEGAYRAVVARHSALQVGATVVAGAVHGRHHDAADLRWTRRADVPTSTVAETRDHVRRELDAACWPLSYPAFWPAAISRPDRSTVVLGLDHLHVDAYSLAVLVDDLHTVYVGLAEEGRVPDLPETACFVAGLAAPPLRVPADDARLRSWHDFLARQDHRLPTFPLSLGVEPGERAAQRTEVSVLADAGVADRLGGHARLHGGSTATAALAALACAVADVGGPVVLPLLMPVHLRSTPAERRTVGWLTTTVPVELASHPDPCATLAHAARAVAAARAMAAVPLDQVLGSVSRPLVRERTDVFMASYLDYRRLPGHRELLGRRAHHVSAPTLADDLQVWVSRTPEGLGVRVRTPATLTAARVVASLLERWRERIASMTSGPCSSPLALTGAGRPAHPVGSP
- a CDS encoding M23 family metallopeptidase; this encodes MRRPSSSALLLLVPLLTLLTLLLPGPAVADERPADGPPWRWPLGSRQVTADFDLPDGPYRAGHRGVDLPGRAGEPVRSVAVGRVLFSGTVAGVGVVTVEHGAERSTYQPVVRRVVRAGDAVEAGDVLGRLDVAGSHCAGPCLHLGRLAGERYLDPRGRLTGASRFVLVDPDGPLPRPPAGTSGAAGGTGAWSRPVGGPVTSAYGMRVHPVTGVRTLHDGVDLGAACGTPVRAARAGTVRSVGDDGPYGLRVVVEHGQGVETGYAHLSATSVAPGARVTPRTVLGAVGSTGLSTGCHLHFMVTRRGEPVDPLR
- the rpsB gene encoding 30S ribosomal protein S2; the protein is MAVVTMRELLESGVHFGHQTRRWNPKMKRFIFTERNGIYIIDLQQSLAYIDAGYEFVKNTVARGGTILFVGTKRQAQEPIEEQAKRVGMPYVNQRWLGGMLTNFQTMHQRLQRMKELEEIDFDDVAGSGRTKKELLQMRREYDKLNRTLGGVRDMGRTPSAVWIVDTKKEHLAVDEAKKLNIPIVAILDTNCDPDDVTYPIPGNDDAIRSVSVLTRVVADAVAEGLLQRGGAKTGAEEAGSELGDGEPLAEWERELLEKKDDAPAEAPAADAPAAEATPAAEATEPAAAEK